The genomic DNA TAAAGAATTTGAGCGTTAGGGGTACAGATCTATATCTTATTTCTTTGTTTCTCTGAGGTCTCTGTGCCCTCTGTGGCAATAATATGGGGAACGAATGGAGGATCAAAATGAACTGGGAATTCGTATTGTTCAATAAGGAAGATGGAATCGGGACGATCACCCTGAACCGGCCGGATTCGATGAACGCCTTGGGAGGAGGGATGCGGCAGGAGATCCTGGCTGCCCTGGAAGTGGCCGTTGCCGATAGCGAAGTCAAGGTGATAGTGATCACCGGTGCGGGCAAAGCCTTCTGCGCAGGAGGGGATGTGAAAGAATTTGTCTCGGGGGCCACCCGGGCCGAAGCCACGCTGAGTATCGACCAGAGGCCCACGCGGGATAAGGTGGTCCTGCTGATTCAGTCCACGGGAAAGCCGGTGATCGCCTCGGTTAATGGGGTTGCGGCGGGTGGAGGCTGTAATCTGGCCTTAGCCTGCGACATGCGGGTTGCCAGCGATCGGGCCCGCTTTGGACAAACCTTTGTACGCCGGGGGGTTCATCC from Deltaproteobacteria bacterium includes the following:
- a CDS encoding enoyl-CoA hydratase/isomerase family protein, coding for MNWEFVLFNKEDGIGTITLNRPDSMNALGGGMRQEILAALEVAVADSEVKVIVITGAGKAFCAGGDVKEFVSGATRAEATLSIDQRPTRDKVVLLIQSTGKPVIASVNGVAAGGGCNLALACDMRVASDRARFGQTFVRRGVHPDWGGVWFLPRLVGYARAAELIFSGEVIDAQEALRIGLVNKVVPHEELPKATKDFALKFMKSAPIPVALAKKALQNYSRIDLAQALDHERLAQSLCWNTEDREEGMRSFVEKRDPVFKGR